GTTGTTGCCGGCACGGGAGACGACGACAAGCGTGCCGGGCTCCTCGGCGACAACCTTGACCCAGCCCACACCGTCTTCGATCTCGAGCTCGAGTGCTTCGCCTGTTGCAAGGTCGGTTGCGACCTCGGTCGGGTCGAAGGGGGGCGGCGGGGGCGGCGGGGGCACGACGGGCGGGGCCGGCTGCACGGGGACGCCGGCGACCTGCTCGAACGCGACCCATGAGCCGCCGACCTGGACGCTGGCTTCGGTCTCTCCGACGACGGTCATCTCGATGCGGTAGTCGCCTGCTTCGGGGAGTGGGACGGTGATGTAGGAGAGCCCCGGCAGTGCGCCGGTGGGGTTGCCGAACTCGTCGACGACGATGCGTGCGCCGCGGCCGCCGAGCTGCGCGTTGCCGTTGACGAACCCGCCGGGGACGACACCGCCCTCGGCGTCGGTGAGCTGCATGCGGACGCGGGCCTGGTTGTCGGGGAGGTAGGTGAGGAGGGTGAGCATGCCGGGCTGGTCGGCCTGGAAGCGGAAGGTCGCGTGGTCGGGCTCGACCTCGATCGTTTCGCCGATGGCGAGGTCTTGGGCTTCGACGGTGGGTGGCGGGTCGTTGTCGCCGTCGGTTGCGTCGGGGTCGGCGAAGAGGCCGTCGTCGTCTTCATCACCAGCGGGGTCGGCGGCGGGCGCATCGTTGTTCGCAGGGGCGGGGCCAGGGTTGGGGCGAGACTGCGCCGCGTCTTGCGCATGCGCGGTTGCGCCGACGACACCCAGGGTGAGCGCGGCGAGCAGAGCGGCGGTGGTGATGCGTGGGGTCAACATGGCGGGACTCCGCGTAGGCGGTCGGGGTTGTTGGGGCGAGTCCCCTGCCCGCTTTAGCGGGCAGGCCTGGGGCGAGCTTGGTCGATCGATACCGGGCTACTCGCTGGTGTCGACGAACTGTGAGCGGACGTTGAACTCGATGTCCCGTCCCGTGCTGAGCGGGCGGACCTTCATATAGATCACCTGGCCCTCAGCCATATCGACGAGGATACGTTCGTTGCCGGTGCTGCCGTTGCGGTCCTGGTCGGAGTAGTCGAAGTAGTTCTCGAAGTCGCCGTCGGCGTAGGACTCGATGACGAGGTCGCCGTTGTTGGTGGCGGTGTTGAAGATGAGGAGGCCTTCGGTGGGCGCGGTGAATGTGAACCACTGCTCGGTGGGGCCGGCGGCGGCGATGGTGGCTTCCTGCGCCTGGCCGGGCGTGATCTCAGTGGCGTCGTCGGGGGTGACCGGGGCCATGGCTTCGAGCGCTTCGAACGCGAGGAAGGACGAGCCGATCCAGAACGCGCCGCCCGAGCCCAGCGGCTCGACGACCACGCGGTACGCCCCGGCCTCGGGCAGCGGGACGGCCAGGTGCTCGGCGCCGGTGTTGCCGCCGAAGTCGATGTCGCACCGCGCGAGCTGGTGGCCGCGTGCGTTGTAGACCTCGATGGTCATGTCGTCGCGGTTCTTGGCGCGGACGGCGACGGTGAGAAGCCCGGGGCCCTCGGCCTCGTAGCGGTAGCTGCTGGGGTCGGCGTCGCGGGTGACGCCGTCGGTCACGGCACACATCTCGAGCTCGGGGAGGGCGTCGAGTTCGCTGTTGAAGCTTCGGGCGACACCGCCGTTGAACCCGCCGGCGGCACCGAACTGGACGTTGCCGCGGACGACGAGCTGCTGGACCTGTGCGGGGGCGACTTGCGCCGCCTGAAGGCGCTGCGCGGGGACGGCCTGGGCCGGGGCGATCGGGCCGTTGTTGTCGTCGAGCATGTGGTCGTCGGGCTCGACCGCGGGATCGGCTTCTTCGGCTTGGGCGGCTTCTGCCTCTTCGACCGCTTCAGCGACAGCTTCCTCGGCCGCTTCCGCAGCGGCTTCAGCTGCGGGCTCATCGGCCACCGGCTCGGCCACCGGCGCGGGGGCGTCGTCCTGCTGCGCGATCAGCGGCGAAACCGCGAGGGCAAGCAGCGCGGCGGCGAGGGTGGCGGTCTTGTACTTCATCGGGGTGTCCTTCCAATCAAATCTTGGTGTTCTTGGTATTCGTGATCGAATGTACGTGTTGACGACGCGCCTCTACTCTGCGGCCGGCACCCAGCCCGCACGCACCTCAACGCCGCAGCGTTCGCCGCTGCGCATCTCGACACGGACGTAATAAACCTGGCCCGCGACGGCATCGACGATCAGCCCCTCATTGGCGACCGAGCCGTTCATATCGCTGTCCACGTGCTCGATCGGGTTTCGGTACTGGCCTTCGTTGAACGAGGACATGGTGATGTCGCCCTGGTCGGCATTGGCGAGCACGACGAGTTGGCCGTCCTCGGTCGCTTCGAACCGGCACCAAAGGTGGTAGCGGTCCGGGTCGGACTGGTCGATGGCGCCGGTCATCATCCGGTCGGGGACCAGCACGATCTCCGTCGTCGGCTCGGGGCTGGGGACGATCACAGCCGAGACGCCCTCGACCTGCGGGAACGGGAGCCACTCGCCGCCGAGCGTGAGCTCGCCCTCGCCCAGCGCGCCCAGGCGGATGGTGAACTCGCCCTCGCCGCCGATCGGGATCAGCGCGTGACGCACGGGCGACGTCGACACGCCGCCAAAGCCCGAGTTGTCTTCCCACGCCAGGCGTCGGCCGCTCGCATCGACAACTTCAACCTGCGTCGTCTGGACCGCCCCGCCGTAGGCCACGGTCAGCATCCCCGGGCCGTCCGCGACGAAGGGCAGCTCGAGCGTCGTGCCGCGTTCGAGCGCGAATTTCTTGGTCGTCCCCAGCGGCAGGTACAGCGCGCTGCCGTCTGGCGCGGCGTCGACAACAGTGTTCTCCGCGTCGATCACCGGGCCGACTTCGACTGTCCCGCCGAGCATCTGCTGGATCTGCTCGATCGGCACACCCTCTTGCAGGAGCTCTTTGATGATCTGCTGGCGAAACGCGTCGTCAACCTGGACGAAGGGGTCGCCGTCCTGCACGACAACGAGCCGCGGCGCATCGTCGCCGATGTCTACGATCGTGATGTCCTCCGCCTCAACAACGACGCCATCGACCTGACCCTCAACGGGCACGGCCTCAACAGCTTCGGCTTCGTCGGCGTCCTGCGCGACCGCCGTCGCGAACATCGCCAGCGACAAACACGCCCCGCCGCCGAGCATCCAGGTTATCTTGGTGTGGGTCATGGTTGTTGCCCCTTGACGTCTTCGTCGGCATGATCGGTCGTGAAGCTCCGCCTCTACTATACCTATCGGTACGCCTTGGACGCCCCAGACGTTCAAGCGGTTCCCCCATACCGGATGAGGCCACCCATACGACCCAAACCCACGGTTTGCCGTCTGCGGCACGCCGTGGGAGATCGCCCCCACCCGATCCCCCTAGACTGCTTCCGTGCCCACGCCGCCCGCCACAATCCGCCCCATCGTCCTCTTGGGCCCCACCGCCGGGGGTAAGAGCGGCCTCGCGCTCGAACTGGCCAGGCACTTGGACGGCGAGATCATCGGCGCCGACTCCATGCAGGTCTACCGCCACCTCGACGCCGGGACCGCCAAGCCCACCCACGCGATGCGAAAGCAGGTCCCCCACCACGGCGTCGATATCGTCGAACCCTCCGAGCGCTTCACCGTCCATGACTGGCTCGCGATGGCAGAGCGTGAGATCACACGCATCCAAACCTCCGGCGGGGGCACGCCCATCGTCGTCGGCGGAACCAACCTCTACCTCAAGGCCCTGCTCAATGGGCTCTTCGACGGGCCCGGCCAAGACCCCGCCTTCCGCGCGTCGCTCGAAAATACCGAAACGCCAACGCTGCACGAACGCCTGCAAGAGGTCGACCCCGAAACCGCATCACGCCTCAAGCCCGCCGACCGCCAACGCATCGTGCGGCCCTCGAAGTCCACGAACTCACCGGCCAACCCATCAGCGCGCTGCAGACGCAGTGGGAAGAGCAGGGGCTAAGGGGTCAAGGGGCCGAGGGGTCAAGTGACAAGGCAGAAACGTCCGGCCCGCAGCACTTGGCCCCTCGGCCCCTTGACCCCTCGGCCCCTCCCCCCCTACCGCCTCCTCGGCCTGCGCTGGTCCGCCGAGCACATCAACCCGCGCATCAACCTCCGCGTCAAAGCCATGTTCTACCCCGACAAGGTCGACCCACAACTCGCACAAGAAACCTGCATCAACGGCGAATCGCTCATCGACGAAGTGAAGCGACTCAAAGACGAAGGCAGGTTCGACCCGATCCCCTCCGTCCATCCGCCATCCCCCATCCCCCATCCCCCATCGACCCCCACCCCCAACCAGGCCCGCGAAGCCCTCGGCTACAAACAACTCCTCGCCGTCCTCGATCAGACCGAACCCAAACTCAAAACGATCGACGACGCCTTCGAGCGCACCAAGGTCCTCACCCGCCGCTTCGCCAAGCAGCAACGCACCTGGCTCAAACGGTTCACCAACACCCACTGGATCGACTGCGACCCCCGGAAGGATTCTGATCCCAGCAAAATCCTCGACGCGGCGCTCGCGTGGGCCCACGCCGAGGGCTGATCCTCGAAGCCCGGATCGCCCGCCTGATAGGCGAACTCCCATCAGTCGGTGGTGCCTCACAACGCAACCGAATCGGACCCGCCCGCAAGCAAACCGTACGGGGCATCGCATTCGTCGGATTGCGTAATTCGTTTATTCACAGTTATTTACAAAACCCACTTGACATCCCTCCCCCGCCCTGCTCAAGTGTTCCGCCCATCCGGGGCGATAGACCGCCATAGGATGACCCGCCCGATGGGGTCGAATTGACGCCCAAAGGCCCGCCCCGGAAGAAAAATACCGGCCGGCCGGTTGGCGGTGATATCTGGCCCCGAACACGACTCCCTACGCGATAGCAAACCCCGACATGGCCAAGAAAACGACCAAGAAGAAGTCCAGCAAGAAGACGACGCGCAAGAAGTCCGCGTCGAAGGGACGCTGGACCGCCAACCCCAAGGCCGCCGAGGGCAAGCACCTGGTTATCGTCGAATCGCCGACCAAGGCCAAGACCATCAACAAGTACCTCGGCCCGGGCTACCACGTCATGGCCAGCGTCGGCCACGTCCGTGACCTGCCCCCCCGGAATCCCAAAGGGGTGAAACGCCCTGTCCCAGGGGTCGACCTCGACAACGACTTCGAGCCCGACTACGAGGTCATGGCCGACTCGAAGAAGACCGTCAGCGAACTACGCCAGGCCGCGAAGCTGGCAGAAGACGTGTGGTTCGCGACGGACCTCGACCGTGAAGGGGAGGCGATCGCCTGGCACGTCGCCCACGCGTTGAAGTACCCGATTGAAGACGCCAAGCGCGTCGTCTTCAACGCCATCACCAAGAAGGCGATCGAAGAAGCGTTCAGCCACCCGCGGCCGCTCGAAACCAACCGCGTCGATGCGCAGCAGGCCCGGCGGATCCTCGACCGTATCGTCGGCTACCAGGTCTCGCCATTACTCTGGAAGAAAGTCGCCGGGGGCTTGAGCGCTGGCCGGGTACAGTCCGTCGCGACGCGACTCGTCGTCGAACGCGAACGCGAGATCGAGGCGTTCATCCCCGACGAGTATTGGCGCATCGGCGGCATCTTCGCGACGAACGTCGCCGACGCGGCAAAGCTCGCCAAGCAGTGGCACGACTTCTTCTACGTCGGCGAAGAGGAAAACGACAAGACCGTCAAAGAACAGAACGCCTGGCTCAGCGAACGCGCCTGCCTGCGCAGCGAACTGGCCGAGTTCGGAGGCAAACCCTTCAGGCCGACCGACCGCAAACAGGCGCTCGCCGCGGCCCAGGCGCTGGGCTTCAAACGCAGCGACACCAACGAGTGGGAAGACGAAAAGGCCAAGGGCCCGGCCAAAGACCGATGCGTCTACCTCGGCGACATCGCGGGCGATGCGCCGGCGTACAGCATCGAATCCATCGAGACCAAGCGCACGACCAGCCGGCCCTCCCCGCCGTTCATCACGTCCACGTTGCAGCAGCAGGCGTCCACCCGGCTGGGCTTCCAGCTCAAGCGCACCATGCGCGTCGCGCAGCAGCTCTACGAAGGCATCGACCTCAAGGGCGCTCGCGGGCAGACGGGTTTGATCACCTACATGCGGACCGACTCGACGTTCCTCTCACCCGAGGCCATCAACATGGCCCGCGACTTCGTCAAGCAAAAACACGGCGGCGACTATCTGCCCGAAAAGCCCAACTTCTACAAATCGTCAAACAAAGACGCGCAGGAAGCCCACGAAGCCGTCCGCCCCACCGACGCGACGATCACCCCCGAGTCGATCTGCGGCGCGCTCAACGAAGAGCAGTACAAGCTCTACGATCTGATCTGGCGTCGCTTCGTCGCCTGCCAGATGGTGCCCGCGAAGTGGGACTCGACCGCGATCACGATCAGGCCCGATTCCGTCGATGCACGCTTCCGCGCGACGGGGCGAACGCTCGTCTTCGACGGCTTCCTCAAGGTCATGGGCATCCCCAAGTCCGACGACGTGATCCTCCCGCCGCTCGAAGAAAAGCAGCCACTCGGCCCCGTCGATCTCAACCCGACGCAGCACTTCACCAGCCCCCCGCCGCGCTACAACGAGGCCTCGCTCCAGAAGAAGCTCGAAGAAGAGGGCATCGGCCGCCCCTCCACCTACGCCGCGATCATCGGCACGATCCAGGACCGCAAGTACGTCGAGACCGTCACCCCGCGTGACCGCCGACTCCGCGCGACGGACATGGGCAAGGTCGTCACCGACATGCTCGTCAAGGCCTTCCCCAAGATCCTCGACCTGGGCTACACCCGCGAGATGGAAGCGCACCTCGACGAGATCGAATCCGAGAACAAGGATTGGCGCGAGACGCTGCGCGAGTTCTACGACCCGTTCAAGGATGCGCTCGAGCACGCCCACGAGAACCTCAAGCACGCCAAGGCCGAGACCCAGCCCGCGCCCGACGACCTCAAGTGCCCCAAGTGCGGCAGCCCGACCGAGTACAAGTTCGGGCGCAACGGCCGATTCCTCTCGTGTACCGCCTTCAACGTCCCGCCCGTCGAGGTCGCCCTCGAGGGCCATCCCGGCACGTGGTTCCTGCACAAAGCCAAGGGCAAGGCCCGCCCCAAGGTCATGAGCGAAGACCAGAGCGAAAAGGTCAACTGGACCAAACTCGCCAAAGACGACCAGAAGACGTTTATGGCGCTTTCGGATGAAATGCCAGAACCGTGCAAGTACGCCGCGCCGATCGACGCGGAGGGGCAACCCATGGAGCCTGAGCAGACCGACATCCTGTGCCCCGACCCGCCCGAGGGCGATGGGCTGCCGATGATCAAACGCACCGGGCGCTTTGGCCCGTTCCTCGCGGCGGCGAGCTACCCGGACGTGCAGTACATCGTGAAGCTCAACGCGAAGACCGGCGCGGTCGAGCTGCCCAAGCCCCCGCCGATGCACACCGACCTGACGTGCAGCAAGTGCGAGTCGATGCTGTACGTCCGCGACTCCAAGCGAGGCTTGTGGCTGAGTTGTTCGGCCTTCCCCAAGTGCCGTGGCCGCGAGAGCTTCGGCAAGCTGGACGAGGACGTGCAGGCCAAGCTCGAAAAGCAGTGGAAGAAGCACCTCAAAGACAACCCCCTGCCCGACATCCGCACGACCGACGGGCGGGTTTTAGAGGAAGGCGACAACTACATCCCGGTCGTCCAGGGCCAGGACGAGCCCGCGGAGGTTGGGGGATAGCGTTTTAGCGACGCGACACCCTTTGGCTCCAAGCACGTCCGCCCATCTTGGCGGTATCGCCACACACTGGTCCTTTTACGCTGCGCCCGGGTTTTGCTTCGGCCGGCGGGGCCGGCGTGGTATGCTGGGGCTCGTTTCTTTTGGGCGTTCTGCCCGGGATGATGGGTGGGCACGGATCATCAAGCTTGGAGACAGAAGATGAAACGCACGGCACTGCTCTTGGGCGCGGCGATGGTGTTTGGCTTCCCCCAGCACGCAATGGCGGGGACCGAGACCGTTGCGGTGACGGGTGAGCAGGCGGGCGGTGTACCGGCGGGGGCGGTGTTCGACGCCCTCTACGCCCCCATTCTCAACGACTTGGGCCAGGTCGCCTACAGGGCCGAGCTATTGACCGGCGCGGGTGGTGTCACGAGCGACAATGACCGAGGGATTTGGCTCGGCTCAACTCTCATCGCGCGTGAGGGGAACGAGGCGTTCCGCCCACCCAACGGTGCGGTATTTGATGACCTCTTTAGTCCTGGGGCCATCAACAATTCGGGGCAGGTCGTCTACGAGGGGTTCTTACGGATTGGGCCCGGGGGCGTCACGTTCCGTCACGACGAAGGGATCTGGATCGACTCGACACGCATCTATTCGGAGGGTGATCAGGCGGGCAATACCCCGACCGGAGCGCTTTTCAGTGCCTTCGAGGGCCCCGTGGTTAACGATGCGGGGCAGGTCGCCTATTTTGCCGAGCTAGAGATCGGTGCCGGCGGGGTCGTGAGTGGGAATGACGTCGGCATCTGGCTGGACAACCGGGTCATCGCCCGCGAGGGCAACCAGGCCGGCGGCACGCCCGGGGCGGTATTCAGCGCTTTTAATCGGCCTGTGCTCAACAACGCGGGGCAGGTCGCCTACCGCGGCACCCTGCTGAACAATGTCGGTGGGGTCAGCAGCTTGAATAACATCGGCATTTGGCTGGACGACACGCTCATCGCACGCGAGGGCAGCCAGGCCGGCGGCACCCCCGCCGGGGCGGTGTTTAGCGACGTTGGCAGCCCCCGCCTCAACGATGCGGGGCAGGCCGCGTATCTGGGCTCCCTGCGGACCGGCGTGGGTGGTGTGGATAGCTCGAATGACACCGGTATCTGGCGTGACAACACCCTCATCGCCCGGGAAGGCAGCCAGGCGGGTGGCGTGCTGACCGGGGCAGTGTTCGGTCACTTCTTATTCGACGATGTTGTGCTCAGCAATTCAGGACAGGTCGCGTACCGTGGCTTTCTGCAGAGCGGTGCGGGCGCTGTCACTGACGTCAATAACGCCGGCATCTGGCGGGACAGCACACTCCTCGCCCGCGAGGGCAGCCAGGCGAGCGGCACGCCGGACGGGGCGGTATTCGCCAGCTTCTCTGAGTTTGCGATCAATGACGCGGGGCAAGTCGTCTACGAAGCCCACCTGCGCAACGGCACGGGCGGGGTCGATTTCACGAACGACGAGGGCCTGTGGATCGCCGGGACCAACGGCGAGTCGTTGCTGGTCGTCCGTTCGGGCGACACCCTGGCGGGCAGGACTGTCGGCGGTGATTTCATCTTCAGCGGTGTGCGCCTGAACAACTTCAGCCAGGTGGCGTACCACGCCCTCTTCACCAACTTCGACCGGGGCATCTTCCTCTACACCCCCGACATCCACTGGACCCGGACGTCCTCAAACTCGTGGGATACCGCGAACAACTGGACCATCGGCCAACTCCCCGGCGACCCGCACGACGTGTTCATCGACCCCGACGTCTCGCTCACCGTCACCGGGCCCGGCGGGGATGTGAACCTGACGAACCTCACGGTCGGCGGGAACAACGGCATCGCGACGCTCTCGCTCAACGGCGGGACAATCACGGCTGAGAACGCCGTCACCGTCACCGACACCGGCGTCCTCACCGGGGACGGCGCGGTCGGCGGGGACGTGGACAACTTCGGCACGGTCTTGGCGGACAACCTCACCGTGGCCGGCACCCTGCACAACTTCAACCTCATCGCCGGCAGCGGGCGGATCAACGCCGAGGTCACCAACGACGGGCGGATCGAGGCCATCGGCACCGCGTCCGCGCCCGCCGAGCTCCGCTTCGATGGCGAGGTCAGGAACCGGCCCGGGACCGGCCTGATCGTCAGCCGGAACAGCACGCTGCGCTTCAACGCCGGCCTCACCAATCACGGCGCACTCGCGGTCAGCTTCGGCACCTCCGACATGTTCGGCGACATCGACAACACCGGCTCCATCGTCCTCTCCGGCGGGTCCAACACCACCTTCTACGACGACGTCACCAACAACGGCGGCATCGTCGTCGCCGCGGCCGGCAACGCGACCTCCACCGCCGTGTTCTTCGGCGATGTCTCCGGCGCGGGCTCCATCACCGGCGGGGGCAACGTCTTCCTCCACGGCGACCTGCGCCCGGGCAACAGCCCCGCCGCCGTCCACCACGACGCGCATCTCTTCCTCATGGCCACCGCGACGACACAGATCGAGCTCGGCGGGACGACCCCCGGCAGTCAGCACGACCAGATCAACAACCTCAAATCAACAACCCTCGGCGGCACGCTCGATATCCAACTCATCAACGGCTTCGACCCTGCGCAGGGCGAAACGTTCGACATCTTCAACCTCGCAACATCATCGGGCACATTCGCGGACATATTGCTGCCGCTGCTCGATAGCGGCCTCGGCTGGCACCTGGGCAAGCTGTACACCGATGGCGAGCTGCATGTCGAGCTCGCGGGCGACCTGAACCAGGACGGCTTCGTCGGCGCGGCCGACCTCGACCTCCTGCTCGCCCACTGGGGCGAGAGCGCGCTGGCGTTCGATTACGCGGCGGGCGACGCCTCGGGCGACGGGCTGGTGGGCCAGGCCGACCTCGCGATCGTGCAGGCCAACTTCGGTGCGGGCACCCCCGGCGGGAACGTCCCCGAGCCGGGATCATTGGCCCTATTGGCCCTGGGCGGGTTTTTCCTTCGCGGTCGGCGGCGGCGCGTGTAGGATGTAAGTCGCGGCTTGGCATATCCTGCTGACGATCAGGTGGATCGAGGGGGCCGTGAGAACGGACCGATCACACCATGCTTGAGGAGAGACATCATGCGACGGATTCAATCGCGCTGTAGTGCGCTGGGCTTTTCAACCTGCGCGTTGCTGCTCACGGCCGGGCCATGCCTGGCGGGGGGCTTTGGCTCACGCCTGATCGCGTTTACGGACGAGGCCGCGCCGGGCGTGCCGGGCATGGAGTTCAGCACGTTCGACGCGCCCAACCAGTTCGACATCTATGCGGCCCCGGTGATCAACGCGGCAGGCGACCTCGCGTTCTGGGCAAACCTTAACCCCGTCGGCGGCGGCGGAGGCGGCAACGCGATCTTCTTTGAGCACAACGGTGTGATCACGCCGCTGGCCGTCGCCGGGCAGTCGGTGCCGACGATTTCAGGTGCGACCTACGACACGGTCCTGGGGCGGCGGCTCATCATCGACCACGCGGGCGGTGTCGCGTTCAACATCCAGTACGACCACGCGGGCGGCACGGACCAGGCGATCATGGTCGGCGGCGCGGTCCCGCTCCGCACTGCGGTCCACGTCGGCCAGACTGTACCGCAGCCCGACCCGGTCTCGCTCGTCTTCGGCTGGGAGTTCAGCTCGCTGGGCTTCGGCGTCAACTTCCTCAACCCCTACAACGGCGAGCAGTTTGTCTACAACGGCGACCGCATCGCGTTCCAGGCGGCGATCACCAACCCCGACGGGCCCGGCACGCTGCAGGGCGTCTGGACCGAGCGGCCGCTAGGCGGCGGGACGCCCACAGGGCTCGGGGTCGTCGCGCGCTCCGGGGCCGACACCGACTTCAACCCGTCCGACCAACTCGGCATCAGCGCGTCGGGCGAGGTCATGTTCGTCACGAGCGTTTCCCCCGGTGACGGCGGCGCATTCAGCGCCATCGCCACCTACACCAACGACATCAGCTACATCGCCCAAACCGGCTCCGGTGCCGGCGGCGACATCAGCTTCACCGGCATCTCCGGGCTCCCGGGCTTCAACCAGGCCGGCCAGGCCGCCTTCGTCGCCGGGTTCAGCGACCTGCCCGACAGCAACACCGGCATCTTCAAGTCCGACGACCCCAACGGCATCATCGCCACCGAAGGCATCATCGCCAACGGCACCCCCGACCTCTCGGGCGACGGCGTCCCCGACTTCACCTTCAACAACTTCGGCGGCGGCTCCGCCCCCCTGCTCAACGCCCAAGGCAACACCGTCTTCTGGGCCTCCGCCTCCACCCCCGACAACTCGCTGTCCCGCTCCGGGCTCTGGACCGACCGCACCGGCACCCTCACCTCCCTCCAGCCCGTCGCGCTTAACGGCGACCCCGTGCCCGGACTCGAAGCCGGCACGACCTTCAGCAACATCGCCTTCACCAATATCAACAACGTCGTCATTAACGCCAACGACGACGTCGCCTTCTTCGCGCAATTCCGCCGGCCCGACAACTCACTGGACAGCGGACTCTTCGCCGAGGTCGACGGCGTCCTCCAACTCATCGCCGCCACCGGCGAAGAATGGGCTGTGCCCGGCGGCATCACACGCACCATCAGCGAGATCAGCTTCCTCGGCGGGTCGGGCAATCAGGACGGCCGAACCAGCGGCTTCAGCGACAACGGCGAGATCGCCTTCCGACTCCAATTCTCCGGCGGCTTCAGCGGCCTCTTCGTCGTCAACACGATGGGCTTCCTCGCCGGCGACCTCAACGGCGACGGCTTTGTCGGCGTCGAAGACCTCGACATCCTCCTCGCTAACTGGGGCAGCACCGTCGCCGCCAGTAGCCTCACGCTGGGCGACGCCTCGGGCGACGGCTTCGTCAACCAGACCGACCTCGACATCGTCCTCAACCACTGGGGCGACGGCACCCCGCCCGGCACCGTCCCCGAACCCGCCAGCGCGGCGCTGCTCGCGCTGGGCGCGTTCGCGGTCTTGAAGCGGCGGCGACGGTAACACGACGCACTTGCGCCGGCCCGTGGTACTACAGTGATGGCGGTGAAGCTCAACCCCAAACGACTGCTGGTCAACGCCGCATTCGTCGCCGTCTTCAGCGCCGTCGGCGCGGTCGGCGGCGTGCTGTACCCTTACACCGAATTGATCTTCAACGACGACCTCAGCCAACGCCAGCGCGACCGCCACACCGACACCCTGATGACCGACGACGGCGGCAAGGCGAAGAAACGCGCGGCCTGGGGCGCGGTGTACTTGGGTGGACTCGGTACGCTGGTGTTGGTGATGCAGGCGGTGGGGCGTGAGCCCGATGCGTAGGTGCACAATTCGGTCCGATGCCCGTGCAAGACGATTCATCGAACGTGGGGCGGACATTCCTGTCTGCCATCAGGACGAAGTCCTGAGTTGGTTTCGAGCGGGGTTCAGCTACGCTGAATGGCAGACAGGAATGTCTGCCCCACGGACGGGTTGACTCCGATTCGCGAAGATCGAACACCGCCTCAATCCGTGTCTTCCGAGTCCCCACCCCCGCGCAGCCGATCCCCGATCCCGCGTAGCAGGTTGCCGCCACGTTCGAGCAGTTCGCCGTCTTCGCCCAGCAGCGGCGCGAGGGCGTCGCTGTGTTCTTCGTCGATGCCGTCCAGGATACTCGCGCGCAGTTTGTCTTCGCCGAGCTGGAGGTACTGGCCGGCGATCTGGCGTGCGCCGGCGTCCATCAGGGTCTGGACGAGCAGCTCGCGGTCGAGCGTGAGGCGCGGCGCGCCAAGATCGCCGGTGACGCCGAACTCGATGGGCAGTTTGTCGAGCGTCACGGGATCGACCTCGGGCAGCGCGACGACGGTGTCGGTGAGCCTGAGCACCATCGGCAGGTCGAGCCCGGTCTCCGACCAGCCGCCGTCGAGCGCGACCGACCAGGTCCCGCCGGTGAAGGTGGTCTGGCTGCCCAGGTCCATCGCGCCCAGCGCCGCGTCGACGCTCTGGTTGCGTAAAGCGAAGCTCAGGTCGGACGCC
The sequence above is a segment of the Phycisphaeraceae bacterium D3-23 genome. Coding sequences within it:
- a CDS encoding PEP-CTERM sorting domain-containing protein, producing the protein MRRIQSRCSALGFSTCALLLTAGPCLAGGFGSRLIAFTDEAAPGVPGMEFSTFDAPNQFDIYAAPVINAAGDLAFWANLNPVGGGGGGNAIFFEHNGVITPLAVAGQSVPTISGATYDTVLGRRLIIDHAGGVAFNIQYDHAGGTDQAIMVGGAVPLRTAVHVGQTVPQPDPVSLVFGWEFSSLGFGVNFLNPYNGEQFVYNGDRIAFQAAITNPDGPGTLQGVWTERPLGGGTPTGLGVVARSGADTDFNPSDQLGISASGEVMFVTSVSPGDGGAFSAIATYTNDISYIAQTGSGAGGDISFTGISGLPGFNQAGQAAFVAGFSDLPDSNTGIFKSDDPNGIIATEGIIANGTPDLSGDGVPDFTFNNFGGGSAPLLNAQGNTVFWASASTPDNSLSRSGLWTDRTGTLTSLQPVALNGDPVPGLEAGTTFSNIAFTNINNVVINANDDVAFFAQFRRPDNSLDSGLFAEVDGVLQLIAATGEEWAVPGGITRTISEISFLGGSGNQDGRTSGFSDNGEIAFRLQFSGGFSGLFVVNTMGFLAGDLNGDGFVGVEDLDILLANWGSTVAASSLTLGDASGDGFVNQTDLDIVLNHWGDGTPPGTVPEPASAALLALGAFAVLKRRRR